The following coding sequences are from one Gammaproteobacteria bacterium window:
- the oadA gene encoding oxaloacetate decarboxylase subunit alpha: MAPVQITETVLRDAHQSLIATRLRTEDMLPICEKLDKVGFWSLEMWGGATFDACLRFLKEDPWERLRQLREALPNTRLQMLLRGQNLLGYRHYSDDVVQAFIGRAAANGIDVFRIFDALNDVRNLRVAIEAVTAAGKHAQGAISYTTSPVHGVPQFVAMAREMEQMGCHSIAIKDMAGLLTPAVTEKLVSALLDAVTIPVHLHSHATAGLADMCQLKAVEVGCRHIDTAISTFAGGTSHPPTESMVAAFRDTGCDTGLDLALLQEIGMYFYAVRKKYARFESEFTGVDTRVQVNQIPGGMISNLANQLREQGALDRMNEVLAEVPRVREDLGFPPLVTPTSQIVGTQAVLNVLTGRRYKNITNEVKFYLQGRYGRPPGKVNNMVRQQAIGNEDVIQCRPADLLKNEMHTLQDEIGELAKNEEDVLSYAMFPEVGRTFLEERAAGTLTPEPLEAPPQSTRGSGAVPVEFNVTLHGETYHIKVTGSGHAAQDRRPFYVSVDGVPEEIIVEALEELEPGAEADKPRVKGSKRPRATAPGHVTTSMPGTIVDVLVKVGDSVKEGDPVLVTEAMKMETEVHAPIAGTVSAVHVEKGDTVNPDEALIELE, encoded by the coding sequence ATGGCCCCCGTTCAAATCACCGAAACCGTATTGCGCGACGCCCATCAATCCTTGATCGCCACCCGCCTGCGCACCGAGGACATGCTGCCCATTTGTGAAAAACTGGACAAGGTGGGCTTCTGGTCCCTGGAAATGTGGGGCGGCGCCACTTTCGATGCCTGCCTGCGCTTTTTGAAGGAAGACCCCTGGGAGCGTTTGCGCCAACTGCGCGAAGCACTGCCCAACACCCGCTTGCAGATGCTGCTCCGGGGGCAAAACCTGCTGGGCTACCGCCACTATTCCGATGATGTGGTGCAAGCCTTCATCGGCCGGGCCGCGGCCAACGGCATCGACGTGTTCCGCATCTTCGACGCCCTCAACGATGTGCGCAATCTGCGCGTGGCCATCGAAGCGGTGACAGCCGCCGGCAAGCACGCCCAGGGCGCCATCAGCTACACCACCAGCCCGGTGCACGGCGTGCCCCAGTTCGTGGCCATGGCCAGGGAAATGGAACAAATGGGCTGCCACAGCATCGCCATCAAAGACATGGCGGGCCTGCTCACCCCGGCGGTCACGGAAAAACTGGTGTCCGCCCTGCTGGACGCGGTGACCATTCCCGTGCACCTGCATTCCCACGCCACCGCCGGGCTGGCGGACATGTGTCAGCTCAAAGCCGTGGAAGTGGGCTGCCGTCACATCGACACTGCCATTTCCACTTTCGCCGGCGGCACCAGCCACCCACCCACGGAAAGCATGGTGGCGGCGTTCCGCGACACGGGCTGCGACACCGGCTTGGATCTTGCACTGCTGCAAGAAATCGGCATGTATTTCTACGCCGTACGCAAGAAATACGCGCGCTTCGAAAGTGAATTCACCGGGGTGGACACCCGGGTGCAGGTCAACCAGATTCCCGGTGGTATGATTTCCAATCTCGCCAACCAGCTGCGTGAACAAGGCGCCCTGGACCGCATGAATGAGGTGCTGGCGGAAGTGCCGCGGGTGCGGGAAGACTTGGGCTTTCCGCCGCTGGTGACCCCCACTTCGCAAATCGTCGGCACCCAGGCGGTGCTCAACGTGCTCACCGGCAGGCGCTACAAAAACATTACCAATGAAGTGAAGTTTTATCTGCAAGGCCGCTACGGCAGGCCGCCGGGCAAGGTCAACAACATGGTGCGCCAGCAGGCCATCGGCAACGAAGACGTGATTCAGTGCCGCCCCGCTGACTTGCTGAAAAACGAAATGCACACCCTGCAGGACGAAATCGGCGAGCTGGCCAAGAATGAAGAAGACGTGCTCAGCTACGCCATGTTCCCGGAAGTGGGCCGCACTTTCCTGGAAGAGCGGGCGGCGGGCACGCTGACGCCCGAGCCCTTGGAAGCCCCTCCTCAATCCACCCGGGGCAGCGGCGCCGTGCCGGTGGAATTCAACGTCACACTGCACGGCGAAACCTACCACATCAAAGTCACCGGCAGCGGTCACGCCGCCCAGGACCGGCGGCCGTTTTACGTGTCCGTGGACGGCGTGCCGGAAGAAATCATCGTTGAGGCACTGGAAGAACTGGAACCGGGCGCCGAAGCGGACAAGCCCCGTGTAAAGGGCAGCAAACGACCCCGCGCCACGGCGCCGGGCCATGTCACCACCTCCATGCCCGGCACCATCGTGGATGTGTTGGTGAAGGTGGGTGACAGCGTGAAAGAAGGCGATCCCGTTCTGGTCACGGAGGCCATGAAAATGGAGACAGAAGTCCACGCGCCCATCGCCGGCACGGTGAGCGCCGTGCACGTGGAAAAAGGGGACACTGTCAATCCCGACGAGGCTTTGATCGAACTGGAATGA
- a CDS encoding septum formation inhibitor Maf, which yields MRKLVLASTSPYRRALLARLQLPFETACPEVDETPLPSEPPEQLVARLAELKARAVAPRFPDALIIGSDQLAVRGGKTLGKPGGFDAAKAQLLAASGKTVRFLTGLCLLDSPTGQAQVTVVPYSVVFRALDEAQIERYLHREQPYHCAGAFKSEGLGIALFKQMEGTDPNALVGLPLIKLISMLECAGVHVL from the coding sequence ATGAGAAAACTCGTTCTCGCTTCCACTTCGCCTTACCGCAGGGCGCTGTTGGCGCGTCTGCAACTCCCGTTTGAAACGGCCTGCCCCGAGGTGGATGAGACCCCCCTTCCGAGTGAACCCCCGGAGCAACTGGTCGCACGCCTGGCGGAGCTGAAAGCGCGTGCCGTGGCCCCCCGTTTCCCGGATGCCTTGATCATCGGCAGTGACCAGCTCGCGGTACGTGGCGGCAAAACGCTGGGCAAACCGGGCGGCTTTGACGCAGCCAAAGCGCAATTGCTGGCGGCTTCAGGTAAAACGGTGCGCTTCCTGACCGGCCTGTGCCTGCTGGACAGCCCCACCGGGCAGGCTCAGGTGACGGTGGTTCCTTATTCTGTGGTGTTCCGCGCATTGGACGAAGCGCAAATCGAACGCTATCTGCACCGCGAGCAGCCCTATCACTGCGCGGGTGCTTTCAAATCGGAAGGGCTGGGTATTGCCCTGTTCAAGCAAATGGAAGGAACGGACCCCAACGCGCTGGTAGGACTGCCACTCATCAAGCTGATCAGCATGCTGGAGTGCGCCGGGGTCCACGTGCTTTAG
- the plsX gene encoding phosphate acyltransferase PlsX: MELTVALDGMGGDHGVGVVVPAALRVLSEQPALRLIVVGRQDALEEELARHNTPAADRLIVHHASQVVDMDELPSVAMRTKKDSSMRVAINLVKSGQAAACVSAGNTGALMATARFVLKTLPGIDRPALCTAVPTITGHTHILDLGANVDSSAETLFQFAVMGAALTSAVENNPSPSVGLLNIGEEEIKGNERVKEVARLLHASDLNYAGFIEGDDIYAGAVDVVVCDGFVGNVALKTSEGVAKMIRHYLAEGFRRNLFTRVAGALALPVLKSFGNKIDWRHYNGASLLGLRGTVVKSHGRADDVAFANAIREAALEVQNGVPERTSHYLQSMLAQRKAV; the protein is encoded by the coding sequence TTGGAACTCACCGTTGCCCTGGACGGCATGGGCGGGGACCACGGCGTGGGCGTCGTGGTCCCCGCTGCGTTGAGGGTATTGAGCGAACAGCCTGCCTTGCGACTGATCGTGGTGGGCCGCCAAGATGCGCTGGAAGAAGAACTGGCGCGTCACAACACGCCCGCGGCAGACAGGCTCATCGTTCATCACGCTTCCCAGGTGGTGGACATGGACGAGCTGCCCTCGGTCGCCATGCGCACCAAAAAGGATTCCTCCATGCGGGTGGCCATCAACCTGGTCAAGAGCGGCCAGGCTGCCGCCTGCGTCAGTGCCGGCAACACCGGGGCACTGATGGCCACGGCCCGATTCGTGCTGAAAACCCTGCCCGGCATCGACCGGCCTGCGCTGTGTACCGCCGTGCCCACGATCACCGGCCATACCCACATTCTGGACTTGGGGGCCAATGTGGATTCCAGCGCCGAGACCCTGTTTCAATTCGCCGTCATGGGTGCCGCCCTGACCAGCGCGGTGGAAAACAATCCCAGTCCCAGCGTTGGCCTGCTCAATATCGGAGAAGAAGAAATCAAGGGCAATGAGCGGGTGAAAGAAGTCGCGCGTTTGCTGCATGCCAGCGATTTGAACTACGCGGGTTTCATCGAAGGCGACGACATCTATGCCGGAGCGGTGGATGTGGTGGTGTGCGACGGTTTCGTCGGCAACGTCGCCCTCAAAACCAGTGAAGGTGTGGCAAAAATGATCCGTCACTATCTCGCCGAAGGCTTCAGGCGCAACCTGTTTACCAGGGTGGCCGGCGCGCTGGCCCTGCCCGTGCTCAAATCCTTCGGGAACAAGATCGACTGGCGGCACTACAACGGCGCCAGTTTGCTGGGATTGCGCGGAACGGTGGTAAAAAGCCACGGCCGCGCCGACGACGTGGCGTTCGCCAACGCCATCCGTGAGGCGGCACTGGAAGTGCAAAACGGTGTACCGGAGCGGACCAGTCACTATTTGCAATCCATGCTGGCGCAGAGGAAGGCGGTTTGA
- a CDS encoding HAD family hydrolase: MLSARKFDLLVFDWDGTLVDSIARIVACLRAAAHDAALPALAEDKLRDVIGLGLREAIDTLYPAEDTTKLQIFVDAYRHHYLHGPHGEARPFAGALELLADLRRRGYLLAVATGKSRRGLDRALRELACGHLFDATRCADESFSKPQPHMLMEIMDDLGVDAKRCLLVGDTEHDRLMAQNAGTAFVGVCHGVHGRGRLAGPDTLCCVDSIQELAHWFDEQHRQQCGAIS, from the coding sequence ATGTTGAGCGCTAGGAAATTCGACTTGCTGGTGTTCGATTGGGATGGCACTTTGGTGGATTCCATCGCACGTATCGTGGCGTGTTTGCGGGCGGCGGCACATGATGCGGCTTTGCCGGCCCTGGCCGAGGACAAACTGCGGGACGTGATCGGTTTGGGTCTGCGTGAGGCGATTGATACGCTCTATCCTGCTGAAGATACCACAAAGCTTCAGATATTTGTCGATGCCTACCGGCACCACTATTTACACGGTCCCCACGGCGAAGCCCGCCCCTTTGCCGGGGCGCTGGAATTGCTCGCGGATTTGCGCCGGCGCGGTTACTTGCTGGCGGTGGCCACCGGGAAAAGCCGACGGGGCCTGGACCGCGCCTTGCGGGAACTCGCCTGCGGTCATCTGTTTGATGCGACCCGCTGTGCCGATGAGAGCTTTTCCAAACCCCAGCCCCACATGCTGATGGAAATCATGGATGATTTGGGGGTGGATGCCAAGCGCTGCCTGCTGGTGGGGGACACCGAACACGATCGCCTGATGGCGCAAAATGCCGGCACGGCCTTCGTGGGGGTGTGTCACGGCGTGCACGGGCGCGGGCGCTTGGCGGGTCCCGATACCCTGTGCTGTGTGGACAGCATTCAGGAACTGGCGCATTGGTTCGATGAACAACACAGACAGCAGTGCGGTGCAATAAGTTGA
- a CDS encoding 50S ribosomal protein L32: protein MAVQQNRKTPSKRGMRRSHDGLKAPGLSIDGETGETHLRHHITPGGHYRGRKVLTPKGE from the coding sequence ATGGCTGTCCAGCAAAATCGCAAAACCCCCTCCAAGCGCGGCATGCGCCGCTCTCATGACGGACTTAAAGCACCCGGCTTGTCTATCGACGGCGAGACCGGCGAAACCCATTTGCGCCACCACATCACGCCTGGCGGTCATTACCGGGGGCGCAAGGTATTGACTCCCAAAGGCGAGTAA
- the rluC gene encoding 23S rRNA pseudouridine(955/2504/2580) synthase RluC produces MKQRSESQKEVRHVRVDAERAGQRVDNFLLGLLKGVPKSHVYRLLRRGEVRVNRRRVKPPYRLQFDDLVRVPPVAAAKREPHQRQAGRGLRETLEASILHEDQGLMVINKPAHLAVHGGSGLSFGVIEVLRACRPDAPHLELVHRLDRETSGCLLLAKKRSALRVLHEFFRANRVQKTYLALGTGRCAGGVRTVNLPLKKNILQSGERLVKVDPKGKPSRTRFRCVEHFSGASLLEARPLTGRTHQIRVHAAHLGHPLAGDEKYGDAAFNRWMRGQGLSRLFLHAASLVLPRLEGEGKLTVSAPLPAELEAVLENLRKDVER; encoded by the coding sequence ATGAAACAGCGCTCCGAATCACAAAAAGAAGTCCGCCATGTCCGGGTCGATGCGGAGCGGGCGGGGCAGCGGGTGGATAATTTTTTGCTGGGGCTCCTCAAAGGCGTGCCCAAAAGCCACGTTTACCGCCTGTTGCGGCGGGGCGAGGTGCGGGTGAACAGGCGTCGCGTCAAGCCGCCCTACCGTCTGCAATTCGACGATCTGGTGCGGGTTCCCCCTGTCGCCGCGGCGAAGCGCGAACCCCATCAAAGACAAGCAGGGCGGGGCTTGAGGGAGACCCTGGAAGCATCTATCCTCCATGAAGATCAAGGCCTTATGGTTATCAACAAACCCGCTCATCTGGCTGTGCATGGCGGCAGTGGCCTCAGTTTTGGTGTCATCGAGGTGTTGCGTGCCTGTCGGCCGGATGCCCCGCATCTGGAACTGGTGCACCGGCTGGACCGGGAAACCTCCGGCTGTTTGCTGCTGGCGAAAAAACGCAGCGCTTTGCGGGTGCTGCACGAATTTTTCCGGGCCAACCGCGTGCAGAAAACCTATCTGGCCTTGGGAACGGGACGCTGCGCCGGGGGCGTGCGCACTGTCAACCTTCCTTTGAAAAAAAATATTCTTCAGTCTGGTGAACGCTTGGTGAAGGTGGATCCTAAGGGCAAGCCTTCCCGGACCCGTTTTCGCTGTGTCGAACACTTTTCCGGTGCAAGTTTGCTGGAGGCCCGGCCCTTGACAGGGCGGACGCATCAAATCCGGGTTCACGCGGCGCATCTGGGGCATCCGCTGGCGGGAGATGAAAAATACGGTGATGCGGCATTCAACCGGTGGATGCGCGGCCAGGGCCTCTCGCGCCTGTTTCTGCATGCGGCCTCGCTGGTGCTGCCGCGCCTGGAGGGAGAGGGCAAACTGACCGTCTCCGCCCCGTTGCCGGCGGAACTTGAGGCCGTGTTGGAGAATCTGAGGAAAGATGTTGAGCGCTAG
- a CDS encoding acetyl-CoA carboxylase biotin carboxylase subunit has product MIKKILIANRGEIAVRIVRACAEMGITSVAIYTDADRHGLHVKKADESYNIGPDSVAGYLNAHRIVNLAAATGCDALHPGYGFLSENPLLAEICERRGIRFIGPTAQVIQRMGDKVEARRAMVDAGIPVTPGSDGSLAGVDEALACAEAVGYPIMLKATSGGGGRGIRRCGSATELKRQYDRVVSEATKAFGSAEVFIEKCIDHPRHIEVQVLADHHGRAIHLFERDCSIQRRHQKLLEIAPSPQLNDDQRKVLGKLAVRAARAVGYRNAGTVEFLMDAEDNFYFMEMNTRLQVEHPVTEEITGVDIVQEQIRIAAGLKLQYTQRDIKRRGYAMEFRINAEDPRNDFLPSFGRITRYFAPGGPGVRTDAAIYTGYELPPHYDSLCAKLTVWALTWDQLLDRAERALKDMGVFGVKTTIPYHLEILKSPEFQAGRFDTRFVEQHPELANYSIRRHRRDLAAAISAALAAHMGT; this is encoded by the coding sequence TTGATTAAAAAAATCCTGATCGCCAACCGCGGCGAAATCGCCGTGCGCATTGTACGGGCCTGCGCCGAAATGGGCATCACCTCGGTGGCCATTTACACCGACGCTGACCGTCACGGGCTCCACGTCAAAAAAGCGGACGAATCCTACAACATCGGGCCGGACTCCGTCGCCGGCTACCTCAACGCCCACCGCATCGTCAACCTGGCCGCTGCCACAGGCTGCGATGCCCTCCACCCCGGCTACGGCTTTCTTTCCGAAAACCCCTTGCTGGCCGAGATTTGCGAGCGCCGGGGCATACGTTTCATCGGTCCCACAGCACAAGTCATTCAGCGCATGGGCGACAAGGTGGAAGCGCGACGCGCCATGGTGGACGCCGGCATTCCGGTCACCCCCGGCAGCGACGGCAGCCTGGCCGGCGTGGACGAGGCGCTGGCCTGCGCCGAGGCCGTTGGCTATCCCATCATGCTGAAAGCCACTTCCGGCGGCGGCGGCCGGGGCATCCGCCGCTGCGGCAGCGCCACCGAACTCAAACGGCAATACGACCGGGTGGTGTCGGAGGCCACCAAGGCCTTCGGCAGCGCCGAGGTCTTTATCGAAAAGTGCATCGACCATCCGCGGCACATCGAAGTTCAAGTGCTGGCCGATCACCACGGCCGCGCCATCCATCTGTTCGAGCGAGACTGTTCCATTCAGCGCCGCCATCAAAAACTGCTGGAGATCGCCCCGTCCCCGCAGTTGAACGACGATCAACGCAAGGTGCTGGGGAAGCTGGCCGTGCGCGCCGCCAGGGCAGTGGGCTACCGCAACGCCGGCACGGTCGAGTTTCTGATGGATGCGGAAGACAATTTTTATTTCATGGAAATGAACACCCGCCTGCAGGTGGAACATCCCGTCACCGAGGAAATCACCGGCGTGGACATCGTGCAGGAGCAGATCCGCATTGCCGCGGGCCTCAAACTGCAATACACCCAGCGGGACATCAAGCGGCGCGGCTACGCCATGGAGTTTCGCATCAACGCGGAAGACCCCCGCAACGATTTCCTGCCCAGCTTCGGCCGCATTACCCGTTATTTCGCCCCCGGCGGCCCGGGCGTGCGTACCGACGCCGCCATTTACACCGGCTATGAGCTGCCGCCCCACTACGATTCGCTGTGCGCCAAACTCACCGTCTGGGCGCTGACCTGGGATCAACTGCTGGACCGGGCCGAGCGGGCGCTCAAGGACATGGGGGTGTTCGGCGTCAAGACCACCATCCCCTATCATCTGGAAATTCTGAAATCACCGGAATTCCAGGCCGGCCGTTTCGATACCCGCTTCGTGGAACAACATCCCGAGCTTGCCAATTACTCCATCCGCCGCCACCGGCGGGATCTGGCAGCCGCCATCAGCGCCGCCCTGGCGGCCCACATGGGAACATAA
- a CDS encoding S49 family peptidase has product MSDDKERAAWEGPAQPAKTSAGQGPGWERELVTGLAYAALKEQRRARRWGVFFKLVLLAYLIALFFSFQGSDWDGAAIVHGEHTALVEIKGAIADNAEANADDVIAALREAFGAKDVRGVILRINSPGGSPVQAGYINDEIRRLREQHPDIPLYAVITDMCASGGYYIAAAADQIYANKASIVGSIGVRMSGLSTFGFVEAMKKLGIERRIFTAGEDKAFLDPFSPLRDDEVEHVKALLGNIHRQFIKVVKEGRGGRLKGDDSVLFSGLFWTGQQGLELGLVDALGSAGQVARDVIKAEKIVDYTHRPSPLERFTERFGVALVDGVASVLGVEQTGLR; this is encoded by the coding sequence ATGAGCGATGACAAGGAAAGAGCAGCATGGGAAGGGCCGGCGCAGCCGGCGAAGACATCTGCCGGACAAGGTCCGGGGTGGGAACGGGAACTGGTCACGGGCCTGGCCTATGCCGCGTTGAAAGAGCAGCGCCGCGCCCGCCGTTGGGGGGTGTTTTTCAAACTTGTGCTGCTGGCCTATTTGATCGCCCTGTTTTTTTCCTTCCAGGGGTCAGATTGGGACGGTGCCGCGATTGTTCACGGCGAACACACGGCTCTGGTCGAGATAAAAGGCGCCATCGCTGACAATGCCGAGGCCAATGCCGATGATGTCATTGCCGCCCTGCGCGAGGCCTTTGGCGCCAAAGACGTGCGCGGCGTGATTTTGCGTATCAACAGTCCCGGCGGCAGTCCGGTGCAGGCGGGCTATATCAACGACGAGATCCGCCGTTTGCGTGAGCAGCATCCGGATATTCCTCTCTATGCGGTGATTACCGATATGTGCGCCTCCGGGGGGTACTACATTGCCGCCGCTGCCGATCAGATTTATGCCAACAAAGCCAGCATTGTCGGTTCCATCGGTGTGCGCATGAGTGGTCTGTCGACTTTTGGATTTGTCGAGGCGATGAAAAAACTGGGCATCGAACGGCGCATCTTCACCGCGGGTGAGGACAAGGCGTTTTTGGACCCTTTTTCACCCTTGCGCGATGACGAGGTTGAGCATGTCAAAGCCTTGCTGGGCAATATCCACCGGCAGTTCATCAAGGTTGTCAAAGAGGGGCGGGGGGGGCGCCTGAAAGGGGACGACTCGGTATTGTTCAGTGGCTTGTTCTGGACCGGCCAACAGGGCCTGGAACTGGGTTTGGTGGATGCTCTGGGCAGCGCCGGCCAGGTGGCACGGGACGTCATCAAAGCCGAGAAAATTGTGGACTACACCCACCGGCCGTCGCCCTTGGAGCGTTTTACGGAGCGGTTTGGTGTGGCCCTGGTGGACGGCGTGGCGTCAGTGCTGGGGGTGGAGCAGACCGGCTTGCGCTAA
- a CDS encoding ketoacyl-ACP synthase III, with protein sequence MIYSRILGTGSYLPDRVLSNAELETMVDTTDAWIRERTGIRQRRIAAPEQTTCDLAEQAARRALDAAGVQAADIDLIIIATTTPDQVFPSTACLLQQRLEAFGCAAFDIQAVCTGFVYALSVADKFIQSGVARHALIVGAETLSRIIDWKDRTTCVLFGDGAGAVVVGGSSQPGVLSTHLHADGRHEKLLTVPCGVSKGYDQVQAGKAFIQMQGREVFKVAVNTLGSLVDETLRANRLGRADVDWLVPHQANLRIISATAKKLGLPMEQVVVTVGEHGNTSAASIPLALDVAVRDGRIGVGDTVLLEAFGAGFTWGSALVKF encoded by the coding sequence TTGATTTATTCACGTATCCTCGGCACGGGCAGTTACCTGCCAGACAGGGTGCTGAGCAATGCCGAACTGGAAACCATGGTGGATACCACCGATGCGTGGATCCGGGAACGCACGGGAATACGGCAACGGCGTATCGCCGCGCCGGAACAAACCACCTGCGATCTGGCCGAGCAGGCCGCGCGGCGGGCCTTGGACGCCGCCGGCGTGCAGGCCGCCGACATTGATCTGATTATCATCGCGACCACGACGCCGGACCAGGTTTTCCCCAGTACTGCCTGTTTGTTGCAACAACGGCTGGAAGCGTTTGGCTGCGCCGCCTTCGACATCCAGGCAGTATGCACCGGCTTCGTGTATGCCCTGAGTGTGGCGGACAAGTTCATTCAAAGCGGCGTCGCGCGCCACGCCTTGATTGTGGGCGCCGAGACGCTGTCACGAATCATTGATTGGAAGGACCGGACCACCTGCGTGTTGTTTGGCGACGGCGCCGGGGCGGTGGTAGTGGGGGGCAGCAGTCAGCCGGGCGTCTTGTCCACTCATTTGCATGCTGATGGCCGCCACGAAAAACTGCTCACTGTTCCCTGCGGCGTGTCCAAAGGTTACGACCAGGTGCAGGCCGGAAAAGCCTTTATCCAGATGCAGGGGCGGGAAGTGTTCAAGGTGGCGGTGAACACCCTCGGTTCGCTGGTGGATGAAACGTTGAGGGCGAACCGGCTGGGGCGGGCGGATGTCGATTGGCTGGTGCCGCATCAAGCCAATCTGCGGATTATTTCGGCCACCGCGAAAAAACTGGGCCTGCCCATGGAGCAGGTGGTGGTCACCGTGGGCGAACATGGCAACACCTCGGCTGCTTCGATTCCGCTGGCACTGGATGTGGCAGTGCGTGACGGCCGCATTGGTGTGGGCGATACCGTATTGCTGGAGGCCTTTGGCGCCGGCTTCACCTGGGGTTCGGCCCTGGTGAAGTTTTAG
- a CDS encoding ribonuclease E yields the protein MKRMLINATQPEELRVALVDGQYLYDLDIETPSREQKKANIYKGKITRIEPSLEAAFVDYGAERHGFLPLKDIAPSNFRVPPEKLEGRVHIKDVLREGQELVVQVDKEERGTKGAALTTFISLAGRYLVLMPNNPRAGGVSRRIEGEERSELREIMAGLTVPEGMGVIARTAGVGRSQEELQWDLDYLLRLWDSIAKAAAEKPAPFLVYQESNVIIRAMRDYLRQDVGEILIDDEEVYHQACEFVQQVMPTYLSRIKRYSDHTPLFSRYQIESQIEAAFRHEVRLPSGGAIVIDHTEALVSIDVNSGRATKGGDIEETALNTNLEASDEIARQLRLRDIGGLIVIDFIDMTPSRHQREVENRLRDALKADRARVQIGRISRFGLLEMSRQRLRPSLGEYSQIVCPRCQGQGRIRTVESLALSILRLIEEEAMKESTGRIIAQLPVEVATFLLNEKRDTVRAIEERQNTVIILVPNTSFHTPQYEVKRLRREDIADGSETETEALSYQTADQPEAVEASWMTAEKATVEKPAVKSVAPATPAPPPRPAASAPAEGGLIKRMWSSLFGASKEEGQATESAQRAQTPRRRPTDSSRRRSESGRGRGKSGMGQRRGPQSRRRSSANGSRRGESAAPETSAGTAPEAGAAVPSQDKKD from the coding sequence ATGAAGAGGATGCTGATTAACGCCACCCAGCCGGAAGAGCTGCGGGTGGCGCTGGTGGATGGCCAATATTTATACGACCTGGACATCGAAACCCCCTCACGGGAACAGAAAAAAGCCAATATCTACAAGGGCAAGATCACCCGCATCGAGCCCAGCCTGGAAGCCGCGTTTGTGGACTACGGCGCCGAGCGGCACGGCTTCCTGCCGCTGAAAGACATCGCCCCCAGCAATTTTCGCGTACCGCCGGAGAAGCTGGAAGGGCGCGTCCATATCAAAGACGTGCTGCGCGAGGGCCAGGAATTGGTCGTTCAGGTGGACAAAGAAGAACGCGGTACCAAAGGTGCGGCACTCACCACCTTCATCAGCCTCGCCGGCCGCTACTTGGTGCTCATGCCCAACAACCCCCGCGCCGGCGGCGTATCCCGCCGGATCGAAGGCGAGGAGCGCAGTGAGCTGCGTGAAATCATGGCGGGGCTCACGGTGCCCGAAGGCATGGGCGTGATCGCCCGCACCGCCGGCGTCGGGCGCAGCCAGGAAGAATTGCAGTGGGATCTGGACTATCTGCTGCGCCTTTGGGATTCCATCGCCAAAGCCGCCGCGGAAAAACCCGCCCCTTTCCTGGTGTATCAGGAAAGCAACGTCATCATTCGCGCCATGCGCGACTATCTGCGCCAGGACGTGGGTGAAATCCTGATCGACGACGAAGAGGTCTATCATCAGGCCTGCGAATTCGTGCAGCAGGTCATGCCCACCTATTTGAGCCGCATCAAACGCTACAGCGACCACACGCCGCTGTTCAGCCGCTACCAGATCGAAAGCCAGATCGAGGCCGCCTTCCGTCACGAAGTGCGCCTGCCCTCCGGGGGCGCCATCGTCATCGACCATACGGAGGCTCTGGTGTCCATCGACGTCAACTCGGGTCGCGCCACCAAGGGCGGCGACATCGAGGAAACGGCGCTCAACACCAATTTGGAAGCGTCCGATGAAATCGCCCGCCAGCTGCGTCTGCGGGACATCGGCGGCCTGATCGTCATAGATTTCATCGACATGACCCCAAGCCGCCACCAGCGGGAAGTGGAAAACCGGCTGCGGGACGCCCTGAAAGCCGACCGGGCGCGGGTGCAGATAGGCCGCATTTCGCGCTTCGGCCTGCTGGAAATGTCGCGCCAGCGGCTCCGGCCCTCGCTGGGCGAATACAGCCAGATCGTGTGCCCGCGCTGCCAGGGGCAGGGGCGCATCCGCACCGTCGAGTCCCTGGCCCTGTCCATCCTCCGGCTGATCGAAGAAGAAGCCATGAAGGAGAGTACGGGCCGGATCATCGCCCAGCTGCCGGTGGAAGTGGCCACCTTCCTGCTGAATGAAAAGCGGGACACCGTGCGCGCCATCGAAGAACGGCAGAACACCGTCATCATTTTGGTGCCGAATACTTCATTCCACACCCCCCAGTACGAAGTGAAGCGTCTGCGACGCGAGGATATCGCTGACGGTTCCGAAACAGAGACGGAGGCGCTCAGCTACCAAACCGCCGATCAGCCGGAAGCCGTAGAAGCCTCCTGGATGACAGCCGAAAAAGCCACTGTTGAAAAACCCGCTGTCAAGAGTGTGGCGCCCGCCACACCGGCTCCCCCTCCCCGGCCGGCGGCCAGCGCTCCTGCCGAAGGCGGACTTATCAAGCGCATGTGGTCCTCCCTGTTCGGCGCCTCCAAAGAAGAGGGGCAGGCGACCGAATCCGCGCAGCGGGCGCAAACCCCGCGGCGGCGGCCCACCGACAGCTCTCGTCGCCGGAGCGAAAGCGGCCGAGGCCGGGGAAAATCCGGAATGGGACAACGGCGGGGCCCGCAGTCCCGCCGTCGTTCCAGTGCCAACGGTTCCCGGCGGGGGGAAAGCGCAGCGCCGGAAACGAGCGCTGGCACCGCCCCGGAAGCGGGAGCGGCGGTGCCGTCACAGGATAAAAAAGATG